A window from Candidatus Melainabacteria bacterium encodes these proteins:
- a CDS encoding tetratricopeptide repeat protein, translated as MLQTEVFFEHLQSILCCGLLFLVCLEQWCDMKCDTIPDLEKFLKIQEQALGESSAEVATTASKLAQLYAGAERFDEAERLLKRALNIRLNLVGFHHDDVEKTRESLEQLKQLRLGGKPVQTVKSTVPSGMSSSHATAKSAVPPVSAAAAQPPQKSLRPGTSGTRFGAIPEMSSPRPTFSNTKTIEDAIKETELELELLKQMVGAEHTSVADLLTRLADLYCRLRMYSKMEPVLVDALKIRESACGSNHPSVSTELKNLARLYLVQERFALAEPLLKRALAIREKAYGRMHPRVADIEEQYALLLRKTNRAYLAETLDQHVNAIRAQHVGDAGNSRNTSLSNGPGNR; from the coding sequence ATGCTTCAGACTGAGGTGTTCTTTGAACATTTGCAGTCTATACTATGCTGCGGTCTTCTTTTTCTGGTTTGCCTGGAACAATGGTGCGATATGAAATGTGACACGATTCCTGATCTCGAGAAGTTCTTGAAGATTCAAGAGCAAGCTCTGGGAGAATCATCTGCTGAAGTAGCTACCACTGCTTCTAAGCTTGCCCAGCTATATGCTGGTGCAGAGCGCTTTGATGAAGCTGAGCGCCTGTTGAAACGAGCTCTCAATATCCGACTGAACCTGGTTGGATTTCACCACGATGACGTGGAGAAAACTCGAGAGAGTCTGGAACAGCTCAAGCAGTTGCGACTGGGCGGCAAGCCTGTGCAAACAGTCAAATCCACAGTTCCTTCAGGAATGTCCAGTTCACACGCAACTGCAAAAAGCGCAGTCCCGCCCGTTTCGGCGGCAGCCGCACAACCTCCTCAAAAATCACTTCGTCCCGGCACGTCTGGTACTAGATTTGGTGCTATACCGGAAATGTCGAGTCCACGTCCAACCTTCTCGAATACTAAAACCATCGAAGACGCTATCAAAGAAACTGAGCTGGAACTCGAACTTTTGAAGCAGATGGTCGGTGCCGAGCACACTTCAGTTGCTGATCTCTTGACCAGGCTTGCTGATTTGTATTGCCGCTTGCGAATGTATTCAAAAATGGAACCTGTGCTTGTCGATGCGCTAAAAATCAGAGAGTCCGCTTGCGGTTCTAATCATCCAAGCGTCTCGACAGAACTGAAAAATTTAGCTCGTTTGTACCTTGTGCAAGAACGCTTTGCTCTTGCTGAGCCACTTTTAAAGAGAGCCCTGGCGATTAGAGAGAAGGCGTACGGGCGAATGCATCCTCGCGTTGCCGACATCGAGGAGCAGTACGCTTTGCTCTTGCGCAAGACTAATCGCGCCTATCTGGCTGAGACGCTCGACCAGCATGTAAATGCAATTCGAGCGCAGCATGTAGGTGATGCCGGAAATTCTCGCAATACGAGTCTTTCTAACGGACCCGGCAACCGGTAA
- a CDS encoding SRPBCC family protein: MLKVAALRTALSALIVLTLASPGLAKCRAVTETVKIDASPESVFQALQGYRNSSAYRRKLVSYDGKSAVVEEQLEGVPVLGNVHCTWVEKEVPYQRIDYTMMKSDKFVSGSGSYVIVPNGADSVTLELSTQVDSGVKIPFANEIGAAAAHKDMKARLQSIKRLSETARIAQKS; the protein is encoded by the coding sequence ATGTTGAAAGTAGCTGCTCTAAGAACTGCGTTATCAGCCCTGATCGTTTTGACTCTCGCTTCTCCTGGGTTGGCTAAATGCAGAGCGGTTACAGAAACAGTAAAGATCGATGCCAGTCCTGAGTCCGTTTTTCAGGCGTTGCAGGGGTATCGCAACTCGAGCGCTTATCGACGCAAGCTCGTCTCCTATGACGGCAAGAGCGCCGTTGTCGAAGAGCAGCTGGAGGGAGTACCCGTACTTGGCAATGTTCATTGCACCTGGGTCGAGAAGGAAGTGCCCTATCAGCGTATCGACTATACGATGATGAAGTCCGACAAGTTCGTTTCGGGGTCCGGCAGCTACGTGATCGTGCCGAACGGAGCAGATTCTGTCACCCTCGAGTTGAGTACTCAAGTCGACAGTGGGGTGAAGATTCCATTTGCCAATGAAATTGGTGCTGCTGCTGCACATAAGGATATGAAAGCGCGTTTGCAATCTATCAAGCGTTTGTCTGAGACAGCTAGAATCGCCCAGAAATCATAG
- a CDS encoding polyphosphate kinase 2 family protein — MKLQTKDLDAIIEKFIAQGGKKISLKKDFATEVKFEDTSKEELTAALEAGKVLLAEEQDKLYAARSHGLLVVIQAMDAAGKDSTIKHVMSGVNPQGCQVHSFKAPSAEELNHDYLWRCAKAAPQRGFIGIFNRSYYEEVLITKVHPEILIKQNLPPELRDKNIYKRRYEEISSYEKYLVNNSICVIKFFLHVSKEQQRKRFLERIELKEKNWKFSAQDAFERARWDDYQEAYEQCIENTSTKHAPWYIVPADYKPLTRLFVAHVIQKTLKDLKLKYPAVSPEEEKALIEAKAMLTK; from the coding sequence ATGAAACTACAAACCAAAGATCTTGACGCGATCATCGAAAAATTCATCGCCCAGGGCGGCAAGAAGATTTCGCTCAAGAAAGACTTTGCAACTGAAGTCAAATTTGAAGACACCTCGAAGGAAGAACTGACGGCAGCGCTGGAAGCAGGCAAGGTGCTGCTTGCTGAAGAGCAAGACAAACTTTATGCTGCCCGCTCCCATGGGCTTCTCGTAGTCATTCAGGCGATGGATGCAGCCGGAAAAGATAGCACCATCAAGCACGTCATGAGTGGTGTCAATCCACAAGGATGCCAGGTGCACAGCTTCAAAGCTCCTTCGGCGGAAGAACTGAATCACGACTATCTCTGGCGCTGTGCCAAAGCTGCACCACAACGTGGTTTTATCGGTATTTTCAATCGTTCCTATTATGAAGAAGTCTTGATTACGAAAGTACATCCGGAAATTCTGATCAAGCAGAATTTGCCTCCGGAATTACGCGACAAGAATATATACAAACGGCGCTACGAAGAAATCAGTTCATACGAAAAATATCTCGTCAACAACAGCATCTGCGTAATCAAATTCTTTTTGCACGTCTCAAAAGAGCAACAAAGAAAAAGATTTCTGGAACGAATCGAACTGAAAGAGAAAAATTGGAAGTTCTCAGCGCAGGATGCTTTCGAAAGAGCACGGTGGGATGACTACCAGGAGGCTTACGAACAGTGCATAGAGAATACAAGCACGAAGCATGCCCCCTGGTACATCGTGCCCGCCGATTACAAACCGCTGACTAGATTGTTTGTCGCGCACGTCATACAAAAGACGCTGAAAGATCTGAAACTAAAATATCCGGCTGTCAGCCCGGAAGAAGAGAAGGCGTTGATCGAAGCAAAAGCGATGCTCACAAAGTAG
- the metH gene encoding methionine synthase yields MDFLEALKEKVLIFDGAMGTSIHKYDLSIDDYLGYENCPEILVESQPHVLKEIHASFLEVGCDVVETDSFGGSPIVLAEFGLAERAYELNKKAAELARDVAHSYSQNGQKRFVSGSIGPTTKLPSLGHISFAEMKDAYYVQVAGLVDGGVDALQFETGQDLLQAKAAIVAILDYLKKVGKRVPIITQVTIEAPPLGTMLVGSDISCALTTLNAFPIDVIGLNCATGPREMLDPVSYLCHNSPKYVSVLPNAGLPENVNGETVYKLTPQELADSLNHFARDLGVNIIGGCCGTTPEHLKRVCEVVGNIKPKQRLIDFTPSVSSIYTSVAMHVDPAPLIVGERTNTNGSRKFKQLLQKEDWDSMVAMARDQEREGAHVLDVCTAYVGRDEVRDMNTLIKRLNTEMQIPLVIDTTEFNVLEDSLQLVAGKPIVNSINLEDGEEKMLRKIELITRYGAAAVALTIDEVGMARPAEKKLEIARRIYDIATAAGIAPSDLIFDALTFTLSTGNEDDRKLGLETLKGIKLIKENLPGVHTILGVSNISFGFDPAIRQILNSVFLHYAVEYGLDMAIVNAQKILPLYKINEEEREYHRKLIFDERSDDYDPLFKLLEFYKERGGKSSAAEVESGPAEIEDVLKKRVIDGNRVNLEKDLKIAMEKYAPLAIINDILLEGMKVVGELFGSGKMQLPFVLQSAETMKAAVAFLEPYMDRVEGSSLATMVLATVKGDVHDIGKNLVDIILTNNGYKVINLGIKQPIENIISAAVEHKADCIGMSGLLVKSTVIMKENLDILNQRDIGIPVILGGAALTRRYVEEDCRRVYNGKLFYAGDAFDDLRIMEAIAKNRDLTPFMSAPGERPVVQVVEPKNGNGGDPVSNNGQKKPERSDVTRNVEIAVPPFWGSKIIEDVPLSEVFDHVNENVLIRGQFRVRQGQMPEAEYKAMVADKVMPALIELKSRCIKEKLLAPKAIYGYFPCQSSGDDLIVYREDRKTEWVRFRFPRQDHGRYLCISDFFSAVDEKRMDVLPLQVVTMGDVASEYAQELFKEGKYTEYLYFHGLSVESAEGLAEVIHKRIRAELGFAAEDAAERQKMFQQGYRGTRYSFGYPACPNLEDQKQLFELLQPERIGMSLSEEFMLVPEQSTSAIVVPHPEAKYFNISRTPVGAVQED; encoded by the coding sequence TGTGTTGAAAGAGATCCACGCTTCCTTTCTGGAAGTCGGCTGTGATGTTGTCGAAACCGACTCGTTTGGCGGCTCGCCGATAGTATTGGCTGAATTCGGATTGGCTGAACGGGCTTACGAGCTAAATAAAAAGGCCGCCGAACTGGCTCGAGATGTCGCGCACAGTTATTCGCAGAACGGGCAGAAACGTTTTGTTTCCGGTTCTATAGGACCGACTACTAAACTGCCTTCACTCGGTCACATTTCCTTCGCCGAGATGAAAGATGCATATTACGTGCAAGTGGCCGGGCTTGTAGATGGTGGCGTAGATGCGCTGCAGTTTGAGACCGGGCAAGATCTTTTGCAGGCTAAAGCAGCTATTGTTGCCATTCTCGACTATTTGAAGAAAGTCGGTAAACGCGTACCAATTATCACTCAAGTCACCATTGAGGCACCACCTCTGGGCACGATGCTCGTAGGCTCTGATATTTCCTGTGCCCTGACCACTCTCAATGCTTTTCCAATTGATGTGATTGGTTTGAACTGCGCTACCGGTCCTCGCGAGATGCTCGATCCTGTCAGCTATCTCTGTCACAACAGTCCTAAGTACGTCTCCGTTTTGCCCAACGCCGGTTTGCCTGAAAATGTGAACGGCGAAACAGTCTACAAGCTGACGCCGCAGGAACTGGCTGATTCGCTCAATCACTTCGCTCGAGATCTCGGCGTGAACATCATCGGTGGTTGCTGCGGTACTACGCCTGAGCATCTGAAGCGCGTTTGCGAGGTCGTGGGCAATATCAAGCCCAAGCAGCGTCTGATTGATTTCACTCCTTCCGTATCGAGCATCTACACATCCGTTGCAATGCATGTCGACCCGGCGCCGCTGATTGTCGGTGAGCGCACCAACACAAACGGCAGTCGTAAGTTCAAACAGCTTTTGCAGAAGGAAGATTGGGACTCTATGGTCGCCATGGCGCGCGACCAGGAGCGAGAGGGAGCGCATGTTTTAGACGTTTGCACAGCCTATGTCGGACGCGATGAAGTGCGCGACATGAATACGCTCATCAAGCGGCTGAACACAGAGATGCAGATTCCGCTGGTCATCGATACCACCGAGTTCAATGTGCTCGAGGATTCGTTGCAGCTGGTTGCCGGTAAGCCGATTGTTAATTCTATAAATTTGGAAGACGGCGAAGAAAAAATGCTTCGCAAAATCGAGCTGATCACCAGGTATGGCGCTGCCGCCGTGGCTTTGACCATCGATGAAGTGGGCATGGCTCGGCCCGCTGAAAAGAAACTGGAAATTGCCAGACGCATTTACGATATCGCCACCGCGGCTGGTATCGCTCCTTCGGACTTGATCTTCGACGCTCTCACATTCACGCTCTCAACCGGCAACGAAGATGACCGCAAGCTTGGTCTCGAGACACTTAAAGGCATCAAGCTGATTAAGGAGAATCTGCCGGGTGTGCACACTATTCTTGGTGTGAGCAACATCTCTTTTGGATTCGACCCGGCGATTCGGCAAATTCTCAACTCTGTCTTCTTGCACTATGCTGTTGAGTACGGGCTGGATATGGCTATCGTCAATGCCCAGAAAATTTTGCCTCTGTACAAAATCAATGAAGAGGAACGTGAATATCACCGCAAGCTGATTTTTGACGAGCGCAGCGATGATTATGACCCTCTTTTCAAATTGCTTGAGTTCTACAAGGAACGCGGCGGTAAATCGTCTGCCGCTGAAGTAGAGAGCGGCCCCGCTGAAATCGAAGATGTGCTCAAGAAGCGCGTCATAGACGGTAATAGGGTCAATCTCGAGAAAGACTTGAAAATTGCGATGGAGAAGTATGCTCCCCTTGCCATAATCAATGACATCCTCCTGGAAGGTATGAAGGTTGTCGGCGAATTGTTCGGCTCGGGCAAAATGCAATTGCCCTTCGTTTTGCAATCAGCCGAAACAATGAAGGCGGCAGTGGCATTTCTTGAACCATACATGGACCGTGTGGAAGGCTCATCGCTGGCGACGATGGTACTGGCTACTGTCAAAGGCGATGTGCACGATATCGGCAAAAATCTTGTCGATATCATTCTCACTAATAACGGCTACAAAGTGATCAATCTCGGTATCAAGCAGCCCATCGAAAACATCATCTCTGCCGCCGTTGAGCACAAAGCAGATTGTATCGGGATGAGTGGTTTGCTCGTCAAATCGACTGTGATAATGAAAGAGAATCTCGACATTCTCAATCAGCGCGATATCGGCATACCTGTCATTCTGGGCGGCGCTGCTCTGACTCGCCGGTATGTAGAAGAGGACTGCCGTCGCGTGTACAACGGTAAGTTGTTCTATGCCGGTGATGCATTCGATGATTTGCGCATTATGGAAGCAATCGCCAAGAATCGTGACCTGACGCCGTTCATGTCAGCGCCAGGTGAGCGCCCGGTCGTCCAGGTCGTCGAGCCGAAGAACGGCAACGGCGGAGACCCAGTTTCCAACAACGGTCAGAAGAAGCCGGAGCGTTCTGATGTGACGCGCAATGTGGAAATTGCAGTGCCACCGTTTTGGGGCTCGAAGATAATTGAAGACGTGCCGCTGAGCGAAGTATTCGACCACGTCAACGAGAATGTGCTGATTCGTGGACAGTTCAGAGTCAGGCAGGGTCAGATGCCGGAGGCTGAGTACAAGGCTATGGTCGCCGACAAGGTCATGCCTGCTCTCATTGAACTGAAAAGTAGATGCATCAAAGAAAAGCTGCTTGCGCCTAAAGCTATTTATGGCTATTTCCCCTGTCAATCTTCCGGTGACGATTTGATCGTCTATCGCGAAGACCGAAAGACTGAGTGGGTTCGGTTCAGATTCCCAAGGCAAGACCACGGCAGATATCTGTGTATTTCAGACTTTTTCAGTGCCGTCGATGAGAAGAGAATGGATGTATTGCCGCTTCAAGTAGTCACCATGGGTGATGTTGCCAGTGAATACGCTCAGGAGTTGTTCAAGGAAGGTAAGTACACTGAGTATCTATATTTCCATGGTTTGTCTGTCGAATCGGCTGAAGGTCTGGCTGAGGTGATACATAAGCGCATTCGGGCTGAACTTGGCTTCGCAGCAGAAGATGCTGCCGAGCGGCAGAAAATGTTCCAGCAGGGTTATCGCGGCACCAGATATAGTTTTGGTTATCCAGCTTGCCCGAACCTGGAAGATCAAAAACAGCTCTTTGAACTGCTGCAACCCGAACGCATCGGCATGTCACTTTCAGAAGAGTTTATGCTCGTTCCTGAGCAGAGCACCTCGGCAATAGTTGTGCCGCATCCTGAAGCTAAGTATTTCAACATCTCGCGCACGCCTGTTGGTGCCGTACAGGAAGACTGA